The Eptesicus fuscus isolate TK198812 chromosome 17, DD_ASM_mEF_20220401, whole genome shotgun sequence genome has a window encoding:
- the CTBP2 gene encoding C-terminal-binding protein 2 isoform X1 gives MPVPSRPVGVGRSQSWDAAGWCESPWEVAEAPGRSGSLTDGGREGSWYEAAPDLCREAFYSAVAGRKGSVPDFSFYDSRQAVMAARGALLPRDYYGDPPGAAQGPRGPGRSLPGYGVLGSRVTWEHVHGRGPAPQDAAPLYRDPAGKTMALGQRAQSRAPSPTRYAGELAPHGRYGAEAPSYPAGQGYEDVGERLGDPAPARQAAPTCLVVGPAGAAASEGGPGAAPGALSRGYGQESVSAKLAYESAEADLTFPAPAGRRSAPPEFLALLRAEGVAEATLGALLQQGFDCPAVLATLEEADIKCVAPNLGQARVLSRLASNCRTEMQLRRQGPGGPAPRTRSSSFSHRSELHGDPSSLGAAGLQSQPVGPLQAAPPRGDPARRPSSAPSQHLLETATYSAGVGAHTPHFPSNSGYSSPIPCALTARLGPTYPPQAGVALTNPGPRTAYSTAYTVPMELLKRERSLPSPHSGAQLLRKPLVPGEPAGPSLHVPHSPYQKVARRTGAPIIVSTMLAPEPSIRPQIMNGPLHPRPLVALLDGRDCTVEMPILKDLATVAFCDAQSTQEIHEKVLNEAVGAMMYHTITLTREDLEKFKALRVIVRIGSGYDNVDIKAAGELGIAVCNIPSAAVEETADSTLCHVLNLYRRNTWLYQALREGTRVQSVEQIREVASGAARIRGETLGLIGFGRTGQAVAVRAKAFGFSVIFYDPYLQDGIERSLGVQRVYTLQDLLYQSDCVSLHCSLNEHNHHLVNDFTIKQMRQGAFLVNAARGGLVDEKALAQALKEGRIRGAALDVHESEPFSFAQGPLKDAPNLICTPHTAWYSEQASLEMREAAATEIRRAITGRIPESLRNCVNKEFFVTTAPWSVIDQQAIHPELNGATYRYPPGIVGVAPGGLPAAMEGIIPGGIPVTHSLPTVAHPSQAPSPNQPSKHGDNREHPNEQ, from the exons ATGCCGGTGCCCAGCAGGCCTGTCGGGGTCGGGCGGTCGCAGAGCTGGGATGCCGCCGGCTGGTGCGAGAGCCCCTGGGAGGTGGCCGAGGCCCCGGGCCGGAGCGGCTCGCTGACGGACGGGGGCAGAGAGGGGTCCTGGTATGAGGCCGCGCCCGACCTCTGCCGCGAGGCCTTCTACAGCGCGGTGGCCGGCAGGAAGGGCTCCGTGCCCGACTTCAGCTTCTACGACAGCCGGCAGGCGGTGATGGCCGCGCGCGGCGCCCTGCTGCCCCGGGACTACTACGGCGACCCGCCCGGGGCCGCGCAGGGGCCTCGGGGGCCGGGCCGCTCGCTGCCCGGCTACGGTGTGCTCGGCAGCAGGGTGACGTGGGAGCACGTGCACGGCCGGGGCCCGGCCCCCCAGGACGCAGCTCCCCTGTACCGGGACCCCGCAGGTAAAACGATGGCGCTGGGGCAGCGGGCGCAGAGCAGGGCCCCCTCGCCCACGCGCTACGCCGGGGAGCTGGCCCCCCACGGCAGGTACGGGGCAGAGGCGCCCTCCTACCCCGCCGGCCAGGGCTACGAGGACGTCGGCGAGAGGCTTGGGGATCCGGCCCCCGCCAGGCAGGCGGCCCCCACGTGCCTGGTCGTGGGCCCCGCTGGGGCCGCTGCCTCTgaaggggggccgggggcggcccCGGGCGCCCTCAGTCGAGGCTACGGACAGGAGAGCGTCTCCGCCAAGCTGGCTTACGAGAGCGCTGAGGCCGACCTGACCTTCCCGGCGCCCGCGGGCAGGAGGAGCGCGCCGCCCGAGTTCCTGGCGCTGCTGCGGGCCGAGGGGGTGGCCGAGGCCACGCTGGGGGCGCTGCTTCAGCAGGGCTTCGACTGCCCGGCCGTGCTGGCCACGCTGGAGGAGGCCGACATCAAGTGCGTcgcccccaacctgggccaggCCCGCGTCCTGAGCCGCCTGGCCAGCAACTGCCGGACCGAGATGCAGCTGCGGAGGCAGGGTCCGGGGGGCCCCGCGCCCCGCACACGCTCCAGCAGCTTCAGCCACCGCAGCGAGCTCCACGGGGACCCGTCTTCCCTGGGCGCTGCGGGCCTGCAGTCCCAGCCGGTGGGTCCCCTGCAGGCGGCACCCCCCCGCGGAGACCCAGCTCGCCGCCCCTCCAGCGcgccctcccagcacctcctggAGACGGCTACCTATTCTGCCGGGGTGGGTGCCCacaccccccacttcccctccaaCTCTGGGTACAGCTCCCCCATCCCCTGCGCCCTGACAGCGCGGCTGGGCCCCACGTACCCCCCACAGGCAGGGGTGGCCTTGACGAACCCGGGCCCCAGGACCGCCTACTCCACGGCGTACACGGTGCCCATGGAACTGCTGAAGCGGGAACggagcctgcccagcccccacagCGGCGCCCAGCTCCTGCGGAAGCCCTTGGTCCCCGGGGAGCCAGCCGGTCCGAGCCTCCACGTGCCTCACTCGCCCTACCAGAAGGTGGCCCGGCGGACAGGGGCCCCCATCATCGTGTCCACCATGCTTGCTCCAGAACCAA GTATCCGCCCCCAGATCATGAACGGCCCCCTGCACCCCCGGCCCCTGGTGGCGCTGCTGGACGGCCGCGACTGCACGGTGGAGATGCCCATCCTCAAGGACCTGGCCACCGTGGCCTTCTGTGACGCGCAGTCCACGCAGGAGATCCACGAGAAG GTGCTGAACGAGGCCGTGGGCGCCATGATGTACCACACCATCACCCTCACCCGGGAGGACCTGGAGAAGTTCAAGGCCCTGAGGGTGATCGTGCGGATAGGGAGCGGCTACGACAATGTCGACATCAAGGCAGCTGGCGAGCTGG GGATCGCCGTGTGCAACATCCCGTCGGCGGCCGTGGAGGAGACGGCCGACTCCACCCTCTGCCACGTCCTCAACCTGTACCGGAGGAACACGTGGCTGTACCAGGCGCTGCGGGAGGGCACGCGGGTGCAGAGCGTGGAGCAGATCCGGGAGGTCGCCTCGGGGGCAGCCCGCATCCGCGGGGAGACGCTGGGCCTCATCGGCTTTG GTCGCACGGGGCAGGCGGTCGCCGTTCGAGCCAAGGCCTTTGGCTTCAGCGTCATCTTCTACGACCCCTACTTGCAGGACGGGATCGAGCGGTCCCTGGGCGTGCAGAGGGTCTACACCCTGCAGGACCTGCTGTACCAGAGCGACTGCGTGTCCCTGCACTGCAGCCTCAACGAGCACAACCACCACCTGGTCAACGACTTCACCATCAAGCAG ATGAGGCAAGGGGCCTTCCTGGTGAACGCGGCCCGCGGCGGGCTGGTGGACGAGAAGGCCTTGGCCCAGGCCCTCAAGGAGGGGCGGATACGAGGGGCGGCCCTCGACGTGCACGAGTCGGAGCCTTTCAG CTTTGCTCAGGGGCCCTTGAAAGATGCGCCGAACCTcatctgcacgccccacacggccTGGTACAGTGAACAGGCCTCACTGGAGATGCGGGAGGCCGCCGCCACCGAGATCCGCCGCGCCATCACGG GTCGCATCCCCGAAAGCTTAAGGAACTGTGTGAACAAGGAATTCTTTGTTACAACGGCTCCTTGGTCAGTCATAGACCAGCAAGCAATCCATCCGGAGCTCAACGGCGCCACTTACAG ATACCCGCCGGGCATCGTGGGCGTGGCCCCGGGGGGGCTTCCTGCTGCCATGGAAGGGATCATCCCCGGAGGCATCCCCGTGACGCACAGCCTGCCCACAGTGGCGCACCCTTCCCAAGCACCCTCTCCCAACCAGCCCAGCAAACACGGGGACAATCGAGAGCACCCCAACGAGCAATAG
- the CTBP2 gene encoding C-terminal-binding protein 2 isoform X2 has product MALVDKHKVKRQRLDRICEGIRPQIMNGPLHPRPLVALLDGRDCTVEMPILKDLATVAFCDAQSTQEIHEKVLNEAVGAMMYHTITLTREDLEKFKALRVIVRIGSGYDNVDIKAAGELGIAVCNIPSAAVEETADSTLCHVLNLYRRNTWLYQALREGTRVQSVEQIREVASGAARIRGETLGLIGFGRTGQAVAVRAKAFGFSVIFYDPYLQDGIERSLGVQRVYTLQDLLYQSDCVSLHCSLNEHNHHLVNDFTIKQMRQGAFLVNAARGGLVDEKALAQALKEGRIRGAALDVHESEPFSFAQGPLKDAPNLICTPHTAWYSEQASLEMREAAATEIRRAITGRIPESLRNCVNKEFFVTTAPWSVIDQQAIHPELNGATYRYPPGIVGVAPGGLPAAMEGIIPGGIPVTHSLPTVAHPSQAPSPNQPSKHGDNREHPNEQ; this is encoded by the exons GTATCCGCCCCCAGATCATGAACGGCCCCCTGCACCCCCGGCCCCTGGTGGCGCTGCTGGACGGCCGCGACTGCACGGTGGAGATGCCCATCCTCAAGGACCTGGCCACCGTGGCCTTCTGTGACGCGCAGTCCACGCAGGAGATCCACGAGAAG GTGCTGAACGAGGCCGTGGGCGCCATGATGTACCACACCATCACCCTCACCCGGGAGGACCTGGAGAAGTTCAAGGCCCTGAGGGTGATCGTGCGGATAGGGAGCGGCTACGACAATGTCGACATCAAGGCAGCTGGCGAGCTGG GGATCGCCGTGTGCAACATCCCGTCGGCGGCCGTGGAGGAGACGGCCGACTCCACCCTCTGCCACGTCCTCAACCTGTACCGGAGGAACACGTGGCTGTACCAGGCGCTGCGGGAGGGCACGCGGGTGCAGAGCGTGGAGCAGATCCGGGAGGTCGCCTCGGGGGCAGCCCGCATCCGCGGGGAGACGCTGGGCCTCATCGGCTTTG GTCGCACGGGGCAGGCGGTCGCCGTTCGAGCCAAGGCCTTTGGCTTCAGCGTCATCTTCTACGACCCCTACTTGCAGGACGGGATCGAGCGGTCCCTGGGCGTGCAGAGGGTCTACACCCTGCAGGACCTGCTGTACCAGAGCGACTGCGTGTCCCTGCACTGCAGCCTCAACGAGCACAACCACCACCTGGTCAACGACTTCACCATCAAGCAG ATGAGGCAAGGGGCCTTCCTGGTGAACGCGGCCCGCGGCGGGCTGGTGGACGAGAAGGCCTTGGCCCAGGCCCTCAAGGAGGGGCGGATACGAGGGGCGGCCCTCGACGTGCACGAGTCGGAGCCTTTCAG CTTTGCTCAGGGGCCCTTGAAAGATGCGCCGAACCTcatctgcacgccccacacggccTGGTACAGTGAACAGGCCTCACTGGAGATGCGGGAGGCCGCCGCCACCGAGATCCGCCGCGCCATCACGG GTCGCATCCCCGAAAGCTTAAGGAACTGTGTGAACAAGGAATTCTTTGTTACAACGGCTCCTTGGTCAGTCATAGACCAGCAAGCAATCCATCCGGAGCTCAACGGCGCCACTTACAG ATACCCGCCGGGCATCGTGGGCGTGGCCCCGGGGGGGCTTCCTGCTGCCATGGAAGGGATCATCCCCGGAGGCATCCCCGTGACGCACAGCCTGCCCACAGTGGCGCACCCTTCCCAAGCACCCTCTCCCAACCAGCCCAGCAAACACGGGGACAATCGAGAGCACCCCAACGAGCAATAG
- the CTBP2 gene encoding C-terminal-binding protein 2 isoform X3 — translation MNGPLHPRPLVALLDGRDCTVEMPILKDLATVAFCDAQSTQEIHEKVLNEAVGAMMYHTITLTREDLEKFKALRVIVRIGSGYDNVDIKAAGELGIAVCNIPSAAVEETADSTLCHVLNLYRRNTWLYQALREGTRVQSVEQIREVASGAARIRGETLGLIGFGRTGQAVAVRAKAFGFSVIFYDPYLQDGIERSLGVQRVYTLQDLLYQSDCVSLHCSLNEHNHHLVNDFTIKQMRQGAFLVNAARGGLVDEKALAQALKEGRIRGAALDVHESEPFSFAQGPLKDAPNLICTPHTAWYSEQASLEMREAAATEIRRAITGRIPESLRNCVNKEFFVTTAPWSVIDQQAIHPELNGATYRYPPGIVGVAPGGLPAAMEGIIPGGIPVTHSLPTVAHPSQAPSPNQPSKHGDNREHPNEQ, via the exons ATGAACGGCCCCCTGCACCCCCGGCCCCTGGTGGCGCTGCTGGACGGCCGCGACTGCACGGTGGAGATGCCCATCCTCAAGGACCTGGCCACCGTGGCCTTCTGTGACGCGCAGTCCACGCAGGAGATCCACGAGAAG GTGCTGAACGAGGCCGTGGGCGCCATGATGTACCACACCATCACCCTCACCCGGGAGGACCTGGAGAAGTTCAAGGCCCTGAGGGTGATCGTGCGGATAGGGAGCGGCTACGACAATGTCGACATCAAGGCAGCTGGCGAGCTGG GGATCGCCGTGTGCAACATCCCGTCGGCGGCCGTGGAGGAGACGGCCGACTCCACCCTCTGCCACGTCCTCAACCTGTACCGGAGGAACACGTGGCTGTACCAGGCGCTGCGGGAGGGCACGCGGGTGCAGAGCGTGGAGCAGATCCGGGAGGTCGCCTCGGGGGCAGCCCGCATCCGCGGGGAGACGCTGGGCCTCATCGGCTTTG GTCGCACGGGGCAGGCGGTCGCCGTTCGAGCCAAGGCCTTTGGCTTCAGCGTCATCTTCTACGACCCCTACTTGCAGGACGGGATCGAGCGGTCCCTGGGCGTGCAGAGGGTCTACACCCTGCAGGACCTGCTGTACCAGAGCGACTGCGTGTCCCTGCACTGCAGCCTCAACGAGCACAACCACCACCTGGTCAACGACTTCACCATCAAGCAG ATGAGGCAAGGGGCCTTCCTGGTGAACGCGGCCCGCGGCGGGCTGGTGGACGAGAAGGCCTTGGCCCAGGCCCTCAAGGAGGGGCGGATACGAGGGGCGGCCCTCGACGTGCACGAGTCGGAGCCTTTCAG CTTTGCTCAGGGGCCCTTGAAAGATGCGCCGAACCTcatctgcacgccccacacggccTGGTACAGTGAACAGGCCTCACTGGAGATGCGGGAGGCCGCCGCCACCGAGATCCGCCGCGCCATCACGG GTCGCATCCCCGAAAGCTTAAGGAACTGTGTGAACAAGGAATTCTTTGTTACAACGGCTCCTTGGTCAGTCATAGACCAGCAAGCAATCCATCCGGAGCTCAACGGCGCCACTTACAG ATACCCGCCGGGCATCGTGGGCGTGGCCCCGGGGGGGCTTCCTGCTGCCATGGAAGGGATCATCCCCGGAGGCATCCCCGTGACGCACAGCCTGCCCACAGTGGCGCACCCTTCCCAAGCACCCTCTCCCAACCAGCCCAGCAAACACGGGGACAATCGAGAGCACCCCAACGAGCAATAG